The window TGAAGCGAATGATCTTCTTAGCAATAATTATATCTTTACTGTGTGCCGAGAGGAAAAATTTGAAAGAATGATAGAAAAAATCAGAGCTTTCATAGATAGATATGGTGGAAAATGCATCATTAGCGATTCTCTCGTGCTATTACATTCAAAAGATTCACAACAAGTATGAATCACTCTTTAAATTAAAATTTAATTGATAAATAAAAACTGATCGCAAATTCCTCATCTTGATTAAGATAATGGTTTTTGTGATAGACCGCATAAGGCGGTTTTGTTGTTGTCTGATACTCACTTTTTGGCAGCCACTCATGATATACCCAGTGGATCAACTTCAATAGATCTCCTCTTTTTCCTTCAAAATCAAACTTGGCATAAACACCCCCAGAGATATTAAAACTTGGAAGACGTTGATCTTTCAACTCCTTTTCATCATTTGGTACTATACATGCTACATAATGACACTCATCCAGTGGTGTGATGGTCGGATTGTCATGAAAAAGTGACATCTCCATATAGTCTTTTAATTCATTTTGGTAGATCCAAGTTTGAATTTTTTGCCATGTGAGTTTTGATTTTTCGTATCCATAGCCTCTGTGGCGAATATAATATGCACTTTGCTGGGGCATTTTCACGATTTGAGGCTCTATTTGTTCAAAACTTGCTGTAGAAGCTTGTGCTTTTGGTGACTGTAAGAGAATTTTATGCGAATAGTCTTTATATCCACCTTTTCTCCACTTGTTGGGTGTCATGGAAAAACGTTCTTTAAATGCACGAATGAATGAGGTTTGAGAGCTGTAGCCACACTCATTGGCTACCTCTGAAATAGTCGAATATTTATTTGTCAACAAAAGATTAGAAGCTTTTTGAAGACGAATATATTTAATACTTTCATAAATATTTCGCCCAAACACTTCTTTAAAGATCTTATGCATATAAAATTTGTTGATCTTGAAATGATCTGCAAGCTCATCAATGTTGATATCTGTCTCTATATGCTTATAGAAGTAAAACATTAAGTCATTTGAGATTTTTATTTTCTTATCTAAAGTTTCTTGTTTCATAATACAATAATACCAATTTTGGATAAAAATAATATTAAATATAGATAACTTATAAAGTAAAAAAAGACAATTAAAGAGACAATATTGGTGAAGAATTCCGTCCATAAAATTAATTATAATGCTTGAAATTTTTCTGATGGGAAAAATTGGTTCAAGATAATCTAGAAGAATTAGATTGAGGTGGAAGCTACTCAATGA of the Sulfurovum xiamenensis genome contains:
- a CDS encoding AraC family transcriptional regulator — encoded protein: MKQETLDKKIKISNDLMFYFYKHIETDINIDELADHFKINKFYMHKIFKEVFGRNIYESIKYIRLQKASNLLLTNKYSTISEVANECGYSSQTSFIRAFKERFSMTPNKWRKGGYKDYSHKILLQSPKAQASTASFEQIEPQIVKMPQQSAYYIRHRGYGYEKSKLTWQKIQTWIYQNELKDYMEMSLFHDNPTITPLDECHYVACIVPNDEKELKDQRLPSFNISGGVYAKFDFEGKRGDLLKLIHWVYHEWLPKSEYQTTTKPPYAVYHKNHYLNQDEEFAISFYLSIKF